One region of Peribacillus simplex genomic DNA includes:
- a CDS encoding spore germination protein translates to MTSEKPRNMKPIPNRVAEVDAYMEEKVGLGVSFDLGVRRVKVLRKDVHLYYINGLTDTEYIIGILDSLIHNRNSDIMSGKVFDVIKGLLVHQSVEELATMDELVDKVLSGLIVLVVDGKPIGLVVDVRSYPGRQPVEPDTEKVVRGSRDGFVENIIINTAITRRRIRDERLRFEMLHVGERSKTDISIGYIEDIADPDLIDIVRKELNSIEVDGITMADKTIEEFIVKQGYNPYPLVRYTERADVAATHLLEGHVLIYVDTSPSVIITPSTLFHHMQHAEEYRQAPAVGTLVRWTRFLGIFVSLYLLPIWLLFALEPSLLPDKLEFIGPNDKTHLPIVVQIFISDIGIEFLRMAAVHTPTPLSTAMGLVAAVLIGQIAIDVGLFVPEVVLYASVGAIGTFVTPSLELGVANKISRLVLLLLVAIFKVPGLIIGITLHIILLTSIKTLNTPYLWPLIPFQPKGLSHILLRRPYPGAAERPSIVHPQDKYRQPRKS, encoded by the coding sequence ATGACTTCAGAAAAACCTCGAAACATGAAACCGATTCCGAATAGGGTAGCGGAAGTTGACGCGTATATGGAAGAGAAAGTAGGTCTTGGCGTCAGCTTCGATTTAGGAGTAAGAAGGGTAAAGGTCTTAAGAAAAGATGTTCATCTTTACTATATAAACGGCCTGACGGATACCGAGTACATCATTGGAATCTTGGACTCGCTAATCCATAATAGGAATTCTGATATCATGAGTGGAAAAGTTTTTGATGTAATCAAAGGCTTGCTCGTACACCAATCAGTTGAAGAATTAGCGACGATGGATGAACTGGTTGATAAGGTATTATCAGGATTAATAGTCCTCGTTGTCGATGGTAAACCAATAGGATTGGTTGTTGATGTCAGGAGTTATCCCGGAAGACAGCCAGTAGAACCCGATACGGAAAAAGTCGTCCGTGGATCCAGGGATGGTTTTGTCGAAAACATCATCATTAATACAGCGATAACAAGAAGAAGAATCCGGGATGAAAGACTACGATTTGAAATGCTGCACGTAGGGGAACGTTCGAAAACGGATATATCCATCGGCTACATAGAAGATATTGCCGATCCTGATTTAATAGATATCGTTCGTAAGGAATTGAATAGCATTGAGGTTGATGGCATAACGATGGCTGATAAAACGATCGAAGAGTTCATCGTCAAGCAAGGATATAACCCATACCCGCTTGTAAGGTATACGGAACGGGCTGATGTAGCGGCAACACATTTACTTGAGGGTCATGTCCTGATTTATGTGGATACATCTCCAAGTGTCATCATTACTCCGTCCACTCTTTTCCATCACATGCAACACGCTGAGGAGTATCGGCAGGCACCTGCTGTTGGAACGTTGGTGCGCTGGACACGTTTTCTAGGGATATTCGTTTCGTTATATTTGTTGCCGATATGGTTATTGTTTGCTTTGGAACCATCGCTTTTACCGGATAAGTTAGAGTTTATCGGACCAAATGATAAAACGCATCTACCAATTGTGGTCCAAATCTTCATTTCTGATATAGGAATAGAATTCTTAAGGATGGCAGCCGTTCATACCCCGACCCCGCTTTCTACGGCAATGGGCTTGGTTGCGGCAGTTTTGATTGGACAGATAGCGATAGATGTTGGCCTATTTGTTCCTGAAGTGGTTCTCTATGCTTCCGTAGGGGCAATCGGCACTTTTGTCACTCCAAGTTTAGAATTGGGGGTTGCGAATAAAATTTCCCGTTTAGTATTGCTATTGTTGGTTGCTATCTTTAAAGTGCCTGGCTTAATCATAGGCATCACACTCCACATTATTTTGCTTACTAGTATAAAAACGTTAAATACACCTTATTTATGGCCGTTAATTCCCTTTCAACCAAAGGGTTTGTCACATATTCTATTAAGAAGACCTTATCCAGGAGCTGCGGAGCGTCCTAGTATTGTGCATCCCCAGGATAAATATAGGCAGCCGAGAAAATCTTAA
- a CDS encoding stage V sporulation protein AE produces the protein MVTKRKVILITDGDEYAKRAVELVAKEIGGRCISMSQGNPSRYTGLELVELIKKAKYDPILVMFDDSGFIGEGSGEQAMKVVAGHPDINVLGVIAVASKTRREEWTKVDICIDRDGNLTPNGVDKYGAEEFELGKITGDTVYCIDQLQVPIVVGIGDIGKMSHQDDFKRGAPITKLAVEIILERSGHDDFRKTSKHETDSE, from the coding sequence ATGGTGACCAAACGAAAAGTGATATTGATTACGGATGGAGATGAGTATGCTAAACGGGCTGTCGAGCTTGTGGCCAAGGAAATTGGGGGAAGATGTATCTCCATGTCCCAAGGTAATCCATCACGATATACTGGCTTGGAGCTTGTTGAATTAATAAAAAAGGCAAAGTATGATCCCATATTGGTCATGTTTGATGATAGCGGTTTTATCGGTGAAGGATCAGGCGAACAGGCAATGAAGGTAGTTGCCGGACATCCTGATATTAATGTCCTTGGCGTGATAGCGGTCGCTTCAAAGACTAGAAGGGAAGAATGGACCAAGGTGGATATCTGTATTGACCGGGATGGTAATTTGACACCGAACGGGGTGGATAAATACGGCGCTGAGGAATTTGAACTGGGCAAGATTACAGGAGATACAGTGTATTGCATCGATCAATTACAAGTTCCCATAGTTGTAGGGATAGGGGATATCGGAAAAATGTCCCATCAGGATGATTTTAAAAGAGGAGCACCGATCACGAAGTTAGCGGTGGAAATCATATTGGAAAGGAGTGGTCATGATGACTTCAGAAAAACCTCGAAACATGAAACCGATTCCGAATAG
- a CDS encoding stage V sporulation protein AB, translated as MTGKIIFGIFVGLAGGFATGAGFVAFLTVLGVIPRLTQLTKTMKMIHFYEGAIIAGVVAGTWFGLQETELALPKLLLIPIGLADGIFNGMLAAALTEVLNVFPILSKRIGIQEKIIYLLMALVLGKIAGSLFQWIYFGDL; from the coding sequence ATGACAGGTAAAATTATCTTCGGAATCTTTGTCGGTTTAGCTGGAGGTTTCGCGACAGGTGCCGGTTTTGTAGCGTTTTTAACTGTACTTGGTGTGATTCCGAGACTGACTCAGCTGACAAAAACAATGAAAATGATTCATTTCTACGAAGGGGCCATCATTGCCGGCGTTGTCGCAGGAACATGGTTCGGATTACAGGAAACGGAACTTGCCCTCCCGAAACTTTTGTTAATTCCGATCGGCTTGGCAGACGGGATCTTTAATGGGATGCTTGCTGCTGCCTTAACTGAAGTCCTGAATGTATTTCCGATTCTGTCTAAGCGAATCGGTATTCAAGAGAAAATTATTTATCTGTTAATGGCACTCGTATTGGGGAAAATAGCCGGATCATTATTCCAATGGATTTATTTTGGCGATTTATAA
- a CDS encoding stage V sporulation protein AA, producing the protein MEVAVVYIRMRNRVQVNGNQTVRIKDIARIIGPEEVIQIIEDIILLTVKKEDKNIIVIDLAQVIMAIRKMDPTIEVETFGPSQTIIEVILSKKKMSFLTFALVWFLLFVGGGMTIMNFHVDVSMGEVHQKIFTIITGKVEEKPLLIQIPYSFGLGIGMILFFNHFFKKRFNEEPSPLEVEMFNYQQDLDNYVTMNENRENVRHLDDR; encoded by the coding sequence ATGGAAGTGGCAGTTGTATATATCAGGATGAGGAACCGTGTACAAGTAAATGGAAATCAAACGGTGAGGATAAAAGATATTGCAAGGATAATCGGACCTGAAGAAGTGATTCAAATAATCGAGGACATCATATTATTAACGGTCAAGAAGGAAGATAAGAATATTATTGTCATTGATTTGGCTCAAGTTATCATGGCCATTCGCAAAATGGATCCGACTATTGAAGTGGAGACATTCGGGCCCTCCCAAACGATCATCGAAGTCATTCTCTCGAAAAAGAAAATGTCATTCCTAACTTTCGCCTTAGTCTGGTTCCTGTTGTTTGTCGGCGGCGGGATGACTATCATGAATTTTCATGTGGATGTAAGTATGGGGGAAGTACACCAAAAAATCTTTACTATTATAACGGGAAAAGTGGAAGAAAAGCCGTTGCTGATCCAAATCCCATATAGTTTCGGCCTTGGTATAGGCATGATCTTATTTTTTAATCACTTTTTTAAAAAACGCTTCAATGAGGAACCTAGTCCGCTCGAGGTTGAAATGTTCAACTATCAGCAGGATTTGGACAATTATGTAACCATGAATGAAAATAGGGAGAACGTGCGCCATCTTGATGACAGGTAA
- a CDS encoding NCS2 family permease — MEKFFSLKENGTDVRTEVMAGVTTFLTMVYILIVNPALLSSIGIPFEQVFMATVISAVIGTLIMGLVAKYPIAIAPGMGLNAYFASVVGAQGLSYQTVFGTVFIAGLLFLLISVTSLRKMIIDAIPNSLKYGITSGIGLFIAFIGLKNAGIVVPNESTMVTLGDLHQPGTVLALAGLFITLIFMARNIKGAIFIGMIITAIIGYFIGLLNFDGVLSVPPTPVFFDIDIAGVFTHSLYSVVFAFLLVTIFDTTGTLIGVTEQAGLTKDGKIPRAKKAFLGDAIATTVGSMFGTSPSTAYVESSTGVAAGGRTGLTATVVAILFAVSIFFSPLISAISSVQAITAPVLIIVGCFMMEGLAKVNWKIFDEAFPAFAIILTMPLTSSISTGIAIGFITYPLMKVFSGKGKSVHPLIYIFGLIFLVQLIFFPTH; from the coding sequence ATGGAAAAGTTTTTCTCCCTGAAAGAAAATGGGACGGATGTCCGTACAGAAGTCATGGCGGGTGTTACGACATTTTTAACTATGGTTTATATCCTTATTGTGAATCCGGCTTTATTGTCTTCAATCGGAATTCCATTTGAACAGGTTTTCATGGCAACAGTCATATCAGCGGTGATCGGTACCCTTATCATGGGGCTGGTAGCAAAATACCCGATTGCAATAGCGCCAGGGATGGGTTTGAATGCTTATTTCGCCAGCGTAGTGGGGGCTCAGGGCCTCTCATATCAGACCGTATTCGGTACGGTTTTCATAGCAGGTTTGCTATTTCTATTAATTAGCGTGACAAGCTTGCGTAAAATGATAATTGATGCGATTCCTAACTCATTAAAATATGGAATCACATCCGGAATTGGTTTATTCATTGCGTTCATCGGATTGAAAAACGCTGGAATCGTTGTACCTAATGAATCAACGATGGTGACTCTTGGCGATTTGCATCAGCCTGGAACCGTTTTAGCGTTAGCAGGTTTATTCATTACCTTGATTTTTATGGCCCGTAATATTAAAGGGGCAATTTTTATTGGTATGATCATTACGGCAATCATTGGCTACTTTATCGGTTTGCTCAACTTTGATGGAGTTTTATCTGTACCTCCAACACCGGTATTTTTCGATATCGATATTGCCGGGGTCTTCACGCATTCTTTATATTCAGTTGTTTTCGCCTTTTTACTTGTGACGATCTTTGATACGACAGGTACCTTGATTGGCGTGACGGAACAGGCAGGATTAACGAAGGATGGGAAAATCCCTCGTGCAAAGAAAGCATTTTTAGGTGATGCGATTGCGACGACAGTCGGCTCGATGTTTGGAACAAGTCCTTCAACAGCTTACGTTGAATCTAGCACAGGAGTGGCCGCAGGCGGACGTACTGGGTTAACTGCTACTGTTGTGGCAATCCTATTCGCTGTATCGATTTTCTTTTCTCCATTAATATCGGCAATTTCTTCAGTTCAAGCAATCACAGCTCCCGTTTTGATCATCGTAGGATGTTTTATGATGGAAGGCCTGGCTAAAGTCAATTGGAAAATTTTCGATGAAGCATTTCCGGCATTTGCGATCATTTTAACGATGCCGCTTACTTCAAGCATATCTACAGGGATTGCGATCGGATTCATAACATATCCACTTATGAAGGTATTCAGCGGAAAAGGAAAATCGGTACATCCGCTCATTTATATTTTTGGATTGATATTTTTGGTTCAGCTGATTTTCTTCCCCACTCATTAA
- the sigF gene encoding RNA polymerase sporulation sigma factor SigF — translation MDVEVKNQKSKKGQPHLKDEELRNLIQRSQSGDQDARNLIVNSNLRLVWSVVQRFLNRGYEPDDLYQIGCIGLLKSVDKFDLSFEVKFSTYAVPMIIGEIQRFIRDDGTVKVSRSLKEMANKIRRAKEELSKTYGRVPTVNELAEHLELSPEEIIMAQEASRSPSSIHETVYENDGDPITLLDQIADHNETSWFDQIALKEAIHELNERERLIVFLRYYKDQTQSEVAARLGISQVQVSRLEKKILQQMKNHMNQ, via the coding sequence ATGGATGTGGAGGTTAAAAACCAGAAGAGCAAGAAAGGCCAGCCCCATTTAAAAGATGAGGAATTACGGAATTTAATCCAACGCAGCCAGAGCGGTGACCAAGATGCAAGGAACCTGATTGTCAATAGCAATCTTAGGCTTGTATGGTCAGTCGTGCAAAGATTCCTCAATCGAGGTTATGAACCGGACGACCTTTATCAAATAGGCTGTATTGGCTTGTTGAAGTCCGTGGATAAATTTGACTTATCGTTTGAAGTGAAATTCTCAACGTATGCTGTACCAATGATCATTGGTGAAATCCAACGTTTTATCCGTGATGACGGAACGGTTAAAGTAAGCCGGTCTTTAAAGGAAATGGCGAATAAAATTCGCAGGGCCAAGGAGGAGCTTTCCAAGACGTATGGCCGCGTTCCGACTGTCAATGAATTGGCGGAACACCTTGAGCTGTCGCCAGAGGAGATCATCATGGCCCAAGAAGCTAGCAGAAGCCCTTCATCCATCCATGAAACGGTTTACGAAAATGATGGAGATCCCATTACTCTTCTTGACCAGATTGCCGATCATAACGAAACATCTTGGTTTGATCAAATCGCTTTAAAAGAAGCCATACATGAATTGAATGAGCGCGAAAGGCTGATTGTTTTCCTGAGGTATTATAAAGATCAGACGCAATCGGAAGTAGCGGCAAGGCTTGGTATTTCCCAAGTTCAGGTGTCAAGGCTGGAAAAGAAGATTCTTCAGCAAATGAAAAACCACATGAATCAGTGA
- the spoIIAB gene encoding anti-sigma F factor — MKNKMETKFSALSQNESFARVTVAAFIAQLDPTMDELTEIKTVVSEAVTNSIIHGYESDPEGWVYISVVIEGDTVELTIRDEGLGIEDVEEAKQPLFTTKPELERSGMGFTIMENFMDEINIISHKGEGTIIRLKKHLTTSRALCN; from the coding sequence ATGAAAAATAAAATGGAAACAAAATTTTCTGCACTAAGCCAAAACGAATCTTTTGCAAGGGTAACTGTTGCGGCTTTCATTGCCCAATTGGACCCGACGATGGATGAATTGACAGAGATCAAGACTGTCGTGTCAGAGGCCGTTACGAATTCGATTATCCATGGGTATGAGAGTGACCCGGAAGGCTGGGTCTACATTTCAGTGGTCATCGAAGGCGATACTGTGGAATTGACCATCCGTGATGAAGGACTGGGCATTGAGGACGTCGAGGAGGCTAAACAGCCGTTATTTACGACAAAACCCGAACTTGAACGTTCCGGTATGGGATTTACCATCATGGAAAACTTCATGGATGAAATCAATATAATTTCCCATAAGGGCGAAGGTACGATCATTCGATTAAAAAAGCACTTAACTACAAGTAGAGCTTTGTGCAATTAA
- the spoIIAA gene encoding anti-sigma F factor antagonist: MSLTINMEAKNRVLCIRLKGDLDHHTAEKLKNQAEAAIQKHNIKHIILNMEELHFMDSSGLGVILGRYKQVNKKQGEMVVCAISPAVKRLFEMSGLFKIVKMELSEKNALQRLGVA, encoded by the coding sequence GTGAGTCTTACGATTAATATGGAGGCGAAAAACCGCGTATTGTGCATTCGTCTCAAAGGTGATTTAGATCATCATACAGCAGAAAAATTGAAAAACCAGGCAGAGGCAGCTATTCAAAAGCATAACATCAAGCATATTATCCTTAACATGGAAGAATTGCATTTTATGGACAGTTCAGGGCTCGGAGTTATTTTAGGGCGGTATAAGCAGGTAAACAAAAAGCAAGGTGAAATGGTGGTCTGTGCAATTTCTCCAGCGGTAAAGCGGTTATTTGAGATGTCAGGGTTGTTTAAAATTGTTAAAATGGAACTATCCGAAAAAAACGCTTTGCAAAGACTGGGGGTTGCCTAA
- a CDS encoding D-alanyl-D-alanine carboxypeptidase family protein — translation MKRILSLFLTVLVAMGFSIPHTEAAEEKGVELAANAKSAILIERDTGTVLYDKNADVRLSPASMTKIMTMLLIMEAVDKGELSMKEKIRTSEYAASMGGSQIFLEPGEEMTTEQMLKGISIGSANDASVAMAERLAGSEEEFVRKMNKKAKDLGLKNTKFQNATGLPVKDHYSSAHDMSIMAKELLKYDTITRFTGTYEDYLRENTEKKFWLVNTNRLVKFYPGVDGLKTGFTNEAKYCLTATAKKGNMRVIAVVFGAVSPKERNAQVTKMLDYAFSQYITYPIYKRGEVLGEAKVSKGHKKSVVGVTSEPISVLTAKNGTAKDFTKKITIEKDLNAPIKKGDQIGTLELKKKGKVYVESPIVAKETVENASWWQLYKRAFGMFTQAK, via the coding sequence ATGAAGCGGATTCTTTCTCTATTTTTAACCGTATTAGTAGCAATGGGTTTTAGCATCCCGCATACAGAAGCAGCTGAAGAAAAAGGTGTCGAGCTGGCGGCAAATGCTAAATCCGCTATTTTGATTGAACGGGATACAGGTACTGTTCTATATGACAAAAATGCAGATGTTCGCCTTTCACCGGCAAGCATGACAAAAATCATGACGATGCTGCTAATCATGGAAGCGGTCGATAAAGGCGAACTTAGCATGAAGGAGAAAATCAGGACTAGTGAGTATGCGGCATCGATGGGCGGTTCCCAGATCTTCCTCGAGCCCGGTGAAGAGATGACTACAGAACAAATGCTTAAGGGCATCTCGATTGGTTCGGCGAATGATGCATCGGTCGCGATGGCTGAACGTCTAGCTGGTTCGGAAGAAGAGTTTGTTAGGAAAATGAACAAAAAGGCGAAAGACCTTGGGTTGAAAAATACAAAGTTCCAAAACGCAACAGGCCTTCCTGTTAAAGATCATTACAGTTCGGCCCATGATATGTCGATCATGGCGAAGGAACTATTGAAATACGATACGATTACAAGGTTCACGGGTACATATGAAGATTATCTCCGTGAAAATACCGAAAAGAAATTTTGGCTTGTCAACACGAACAGATTAGTGAAATTTTACCCTGGAGTGGATGGACTGAAGACAGGATTCACAAATGAAGCGAAGTATTGTTTGACAGCAACAGCAAAAAAAGGGAATATGCGTGTCATTGCTGTCGTTTTCGGAGCCGTTTCTCCAAAGGAACGAAACGCTCAGGTCACCAAGATGTTAGATTATGCATTTTCACAATACATCACATATCCGATTTACAAACGCGGCGAGGTGTTAGGTGAAGCAAAGGTAAGTAAAGGCCACAAGAAATCCGTGGTGGGAGTGACAAGTGAACCTATTTCAGTCTTGACAGCCAAGAACGGAACGGCAAAGGATTTTACAAAAAAAATCACTATTGAAAAAGATTTGAATGCCCCGATTAAAAAAGGTGATCAAATTGGCACGCTTGAATTGAAGAAAAAGGGTAAGGTTTATGTCGAATCTCCGATTGTCGCAAAGGAAACTGTTGAAAATGCCAGTTGGTGGCAATTGTATAAAAGGGCTTTCGGCATGTTTACCCAAGCTAAATAG
- a CDS encoding pyrimidine-nucleoside phosphorylase, translated as MRMVDLIEKKRDGKALSTEEIQFIIKGFTDGSIPDYQMSAWSMAVYFKGMNEQERADLTMAMVESGDQIDLSMIEGIKVDKHSTGGVGDTTTLVLGPLVAAVGVPVAKMSGRGLGHTGGTIDKLESVKGFHVEIENDEFIRLVNKNKIAVIGQSGNLTPADKKLYALRDVTATVNSIGLIAGSIMSKKIAAGADAIVLDVKTGAGAFMKTLEDSEELAHAMVSIGNNVGRNTMAVISDMSQPLGYAIGNALEVKEAIDTLKGEGPEDLTELSLTLGSHMVYLAKKASSLEEARTLLENAIKDGSALNSFKVFLEAQGGDGSVVDQPEKLPQAAHTFELEAKVDGYVSEIIADEVGTAAMLLGAGRATKESEIDLAVGLVLRKKIGETVVKGESLVTIYSNFEDVSKVKEKLYESIAISKEKVEKPTLIYKEIME; from the coding sequence ATGAGAATGGTAGATTTAATCGAGAAAAAGCGTGATGGAAAGGCTCTTTCTACTGAAGAAATACAGTTCATTATCAAAGGGTTTACCGATGGATCGATTCCGGATTATCAAATGAGTGCTTGGTCGATGGCTGTTTATTTCAAAGGGATGAATGAGCAGGAACGTGCTGATCTAACCATGGCAATGGTCGAGTCGGGCGATCAAATTGATTTATCGATGATTGAAGGAATTAAGGTCGATAAACATTCAACAGGCGGTGTGGGTGATACCACAACACTAGTACTTGGACCATTGGTTGCTGCTGTAGGTGTTCCGGTGGCAAAGATGTCAGGACGCGGCCTCGGACATACAGGCGGTACGATCGATAAGTTGGAGTCTGTAAAAGGCTTTCATGTCGAAATAGAAAATGACGAGTTCATTCGACTTGTAAATAAAAATAAGATAGCTGTCATTGGGCAAAGTGGCAACCTGACCCCAGCGGACAAAAAGTTATATGCATTGCGTGATGTTACGGCTACCGTTAATAGTATCGGCTTGATTGCCGGCTCGATCATGAGTAAGAAAATCGCTGCTGGTGCAGATGCGATTGTACTCGATGTTAAAACGGGAGCAGGCGCTTTCATGAAAACTCTCGAAGATTCCGAAGAGTTAGCGCACGCGATGGTGAGCATTGGGAACAATGTGGGACGAAATACGATGGCTGTCATTTCTGATATGAGCCAACCGCTGGGTTACGCAATCGGAAATGCTTTAGAGGTGAAAGAAGCCATCGATACGCTTAAAGGGGAAGGGCCGGAAGATTTAACGGAACTTTCTTTAACGCTAGGAAGCCATATGGTATACCTTGCCAAAAAGGCAAGCTCGCTGGAAGAAGCAAGAACCCTGCTTGAAAATGCGATTAAAGATGGTTCTGCACTTAACTCATTCAAGGTCTTCCTAGAAGCGCAAGGAGGCGATGGTTCGGTTGTAGATCAGCCGGAAAAACTTCCCCAGGCTGCTCATACTTTCGAGCTGGAGGCGAAAGTGGACGGGTATGTATCGGAAATCATCGCTGATGAAGTAGGAACGGCAGCTATGCTTTTAGGAGCAGGCCGGGCGACAAAAGAATCAGAGATAGATTTGGCAGTCGGGCTGGTACTCCGTAAAAAAATCGGAGAAACCGTTGTAAAAGGTGAATCCCTTGTGACGATTTACAGTAATTTCGAAGATGTTTCAAAGGTAAAGGAAAAATTATATGAAAGCATTGCGATTTCAAAAGAGAAAGTAGAAAAACCTACTTTGATCTATAAAGAGATTATGGAATGA
- a CDS encoding purine-nucleoside phosphorylase: MFNKIETAASFIKNKIEGSPEIGLILGSGLGVLADEIENPITIPYHEIPEFPVSTVEGHAGQLVIGQLSGKKVVAMQGRFHFYEGYSMEKVTFPVRVMKLLGVEQLIVTNAAGSVNESYAPGDLMLITDHINLMGANPLIGPNEERFGPRFPDMSEAYNKGLRTQAKKIASTLGLDIKEGVYIGNSGPTYETPAEVKMARILGGDAVGMSTVPEVIVARHSDMKVLGISCLTNMAAGILDQPLSHVEVIETTEKVKSSFLEFVKHIVKDI; the protein is encoded by the coding sequence ATGTTTAATAAAATAGAGACAGCTGCGTCATTTATAAAAAATAAGATTGAAGGCTCCCCGGAGATAGGACTGATTCTTGGTTCTGGACTTGGAGTATTGGCAGATGAAATTGAAAATCCCATAACGATCCCATACCACGAAATACCGGAATTTCCGGTATCGACTGTTGAAGGACACGCCGGACAGCTTGTCATTGGTCAATTAAGTGGCAAAAAAGTTGTAGCAATGCAGGGGCGTTTTCACTTTTATGAAGGATACTCCATGGAGAAAGTCACATTTCCAGTACGTGTAATGAAACTTCTTGGAGTTGAGCAGTTAATTGTAACGAATGCTGCGGGAAGCGTTAATGAAAGCTACGCACCTGGTGACTTGATGCTCATTACGGATCATATTAATTTAATGGGGGCAAACCCATTGATTGGTCCTAATGAAGAGCGTTTCGGCCCTAGATTCCCTGATATGTCAGAGGCTTATAATAAAGGCCTTCGGACACAAGCTAAAAAAATAGCATCAACACTCGGGTTGGATATTAAAGAAGGTGTATATATCGGGAATTCAGGACCGACTTATGAGACACCTGCCGAAGTGAAAATGGCAAGGATCCTTGGCGGGGATGCAGTTGGAATGTCAACAGTTCCTGAGGTTATCGTAGCTAGACATAGCGATATGAAGGTGCTAGGAATATCATGCCTTACCAATATGGCCGCAGGCATTCTGGATCAGCCTTTGTCGCATGTAGAGGTAATTGAAACAACGGAAAAAGTGAAAAGCAGTTTTCTGGAATTTGTTAAGCACATCGTTAAAGACATATAA
- the deoB gene encoding phosphopentomutase translates to MKGNSAFKRIFVVVMDSVGIGEAPDADLFGDKGADTLGHIAEKMNGLKMPTLAKLGLGNIREIKGIEKAQQPLAYYTKMKEASTGKDTMTGHWEIMGLNISTPFRVFPDGFPELLVNELETKMGRGIIGNVPASGTEIIERLGEEHMKTGALIVYTSADSVLQIAAHEDIVPIDELYKICEIAREVTMADEFKVGRVIARPFTGEPGSFKRTPNRHDYALKPFNRTVMDELKDSGYDVLAIGKISDIFDGEGVTESLRTVSNMDGMDKLIQTIEQDFKGLSFLNLVDFDALYGHRRDPEGYGKALEEFDARMPEVLEKLKEDDLLIITADHGNDPVHEGTDHTREYVPLLVYSKQFTEGAELPIRDTFADIGATVAANFDVKMPAFGKNILGDIK, encoded by the coding sequence ATGAAAGGAAATTCAGCGTTTAAACGTATATTTGTTGTGGTTATGGATTCAGTTGGAATTGGCGAAGCACCTGATGCCGATTTATTCGGTGATAAAGGGGCGGATACACTCGGCCATATCGCTGAAAAAATGAATGGATTGAAAATGCCGACTCTCGCAAAATTGGGTTTAGGAAATATCCGTGAAATCAAGGGAATTGAAAAAGCTCAGCAACCTCTCGCATACTATACGAAAATGAAAGAAGCATCTACAGGAAAAGATACGATGACTGGACATTGGGAAATAATGGGGTTGAATATATCCACCCCATTCCGTGTATTTCCCGATGGTTTTCCGGAATTATTAGTCAATGAACTTGAGACGAAAATGGGACGTGGAATAATTGGGAACGTCCCGGCAAGCGGAACGGAAATCATTGAAAGACTTGGTGAGGAACATATGAAAACGGGTGCGTTGATCGTATATACATCAGCTGATTCCGTTTTACAGATTGCTGCACATGAAGATATCGTTCCGATAGACGAATTATACAAGATTTGTGAAATTGCTCGTGAGGTGACAATGGCTGATGAGTTCAAGGTTGGGCGAGTGATTGCCAGACCTTTCACGGGTGAACCAGGCAGCTTCAAAAGAACGCCTAACCGTCATGATTATGCATTGAAGCCTTTTAACCGGACAGTAATGGACGAATTGAAGGATTCTGGATATGATGTTCTCGCAATCGGGAAAATCTCGGATATCTTTGATGGTGAAGGCGTCACTGAATCATTAAGGACCGTATCTAATATGGATGGAATGGATAAATTAATCCAAACGATAGAACAGGACTTCAAAGGGTTAAGTTTCCTGAACCTAGTCGACTTCGATGCTTTATACGGCCACCGCCGCGATCCAGAGGGATACGGAAAGGCATTGGAAGAATTCGATGCTCGGATGCCGGAAGTCCTTGAAAAATTGAAAGAGGATGATTTATTGATCATCACTGCCGATCACGGGAATGATCCGGTACATGAAGGAACCGATCACACACGTGAATATGTGCCATTATTGGTCTATTCCAAACAATTTACAGAAGGTGCCGAGCTCCCAATTAGAGATACATTTGCTGATATCGGGGCGACGGTCGCTGCCAATTTTGATGTGAAAATGCCTGCCTTCGGGAAAAATATATTAGGCGATATAAAATAA